The genomic interval AGCGCTACGACCCGAACGCGCACCGCCCGCACCACCACCTGGTCTGCGCCCAGTGCGGCCAGATCCGTGACGTCCACCCGGGCGGCAACCCCCTCGCCGACCTCCCCGACTCGGAGCGCTTCGGCTTCACGGTCTCGGACGTAGAGGTGACGTACCGCGGGCTGTGCCCGAACTGCGCGAGCGCGTAGCAACTCCCTTCACCGGCCCCGGTATCCGTTCGCCACGGACGCCGGGGCTTTGTGCTGCGTACGGGCTTCGGCTTTGTGCTGTGCACAGGCTTCCCGAATCTGACGGTCCGTCATATCGTCGTGCGGCACCCCCCACCCGTACCGACAGACGTACCGTCCTCCGCAAGGAGCAACCGTGGGAGACCCGCACCCAAAACTCCACGCCACCGAACTGACCCGCACCTTCGGCCGCCCCCCGCACCAGGTGGACGCCCTCGGCCCCCTCGAACTCACCGTCACCCACGGCGAGTTCGTCTGCCTGGTGGGCCCGTCCGGCTGCGGCAAGTCCACCCTCCTCCGCATAGCCGCAGGCCTACTGCGCCCCACCACAGGCACCCTGGAGATCCATACATCGACCCCTCGCCCAGCGGCCATGATCTTCCAGGACTACGGCATCTACGACTGGAAGTCGGTCAGGGCGAACGTCCGCTTCGGCCTGGACATCCAGCGCGTCCCGCGTCGCGAGGCGAACGCCCGCGCCACCGAGTGGCTGACCCGCCTGGGCCTCGCCGACTTCGCGCACGCCTACCCGGCGACCCTCTCGGGCGGCATGCGCCAGCGGGTCGCCATCGCCCGCGCACTCGCCGTAGAACCCGAACTCCTGCTGATGGACGAGCCGTTCGCGGCCCTGGACGCGCAACTCCGCACGATCCTCCAGGACGAACTCCTCGACCTCACCCGGTCGTTGCGCACCACCACCCTCTTCATCACGCACAGCCTGGAGGAGGCGCTGGTCCTCGGTGACCGGGTTCTGGTGATGTCAGCCCGCCCGGGCCGGATCATCGCGGAACACCGCCCGCCGTTCCCGCGCCCGCGCACCGGCGACATCCGCGACACCCCCGAATTCACCGC from Streptomyces sp. NBC_01288 carries:
- a CDS encoding ABC transporter ATP-binding protein; protein product: MGDPHPKLHATELTRTFGRPPHQVDALGPLELTVTHGEFVCLVGPSGCGKSTLLRIAAGLLRPTTGTLEIHTSTPRPAAMIFQDYGIYDWKSVRANVRFGLDIQRVPRREANARATEWLTRLGLADFAHAYPATLSGGMRQRVAIARALAVEPELLLMDEPFAALDAQLRTILQDELLDLTRSLRTTTLFITHSLEEALVLGDRVLVMSARPGRIIAEHRPPFPRPRTGDIRDTPEFTALKSELWELLRKEAVPA